The Candidatus Brocadia sp. genome has a segment encoding these proteins:
- a CDS encoding helix-turn-helix domain-containing protein: protein MRQTEIHLTEEDKAELKAFRSKGQHMAR from the coding sequence ATGAGACAAACCGAAATACATCTTACCGAAGAGGATAAGGCGGAACTGAAGGCCTTTCGTTCGAAGGGGCAGCACATGGCCAGG